The window ACGGCGTACGCGGGCCTCCTCGGGGCCGCGATCCTGTCGATGCTGTACCCGGCCGACGGCGCCGGCCGGGCCGACGACGGGCGCGGCCCGGCCGGCGACGCGCAGGTCGCCGAGGTGGTGGCGGCCCTCGCGGCCGGGCCGGGAGAGCCGTGGACGCTCGACCGCATGGCGGGCCTGGTGCACCTGTCGCGCTCCGCGCTGACCGAGCGGTTCCGCCGCGCCACCGGGCACAGCCCCATGCGGATGCTGCGGGAGGTGCGCATGAACCGGGCCCGCACCCTGCTCACCAAGCAGTGCCTGGCGGTCACGCGCGTGGCGTTCGAGGTGGGCTACGGGTCGGTCGCCGCGTTCAGCCGGGCGTTCACCGCGGACCACGGCGTCTCGCCGCTCGCGTGGCGCACCGCACCCGACGCCGCTGCGTCGGGCCTGGTCGTGCCCGACGCCGCGGCGTCCCGCACCCCCAGGGCGTCAGTCGCGGGGTATCCGCAGCAACGCCCAGCCGAGCCCCGCCGCCACCGCAGCTCCCGCGCCGACCAGCAGCAGCGGCCGGACACCGTACCCGTCCAGTAGCGCGCCGCCCAGCGCGGAGCCCACCGTGATCGCCACCTGGAAGGCGGTGACGCTGAGCGCCATCGCGGACTCGGTCCGCTGGGGCTCGACCCGCGCGCCCCAGAGCTGGACGACGACGGGGATCATGTTGAACGCGAAGCCCCACAGGACCACCGCGACGGTCAGCATCGGCACGGACGAGGCATTCGCCGTGAGCACCAGGGCGATGCCGAGCGCGATCGGCGCGGCCCCGGCCAGGGGCCGCAGCCAGCGCGCGAGCATCCCGGCCACGATCGTGCCGGTGACGGCGCCGACGCCCCACGCCAGCAGCATCCAGGTGGTGGCGGCGGGGTCGATGCGGTCGATCGCGAGGCGGATGTACGGGTAGGCCGCGAAGTTGCCGAAGGCGACCAGCACCACACAACCGATGCCCGCCATCAGTCGCGTGCTGCGCAGGGCCTCGCGCAGCATCCGCAGGCCCGCCGTCGGGTGGGCCGGGACGGAGGGGAGGGCCACGGCGAGGGCGACCGCGCTGATCGCGCAGAGGACGGCGGCGCCTCCGAACGCCGCCCGCCAGCCGATCGCGTCGCCCACTATCGATCCGACCGGGACGCCGAGGACTGTCGCGATGCTGACGCCGAACGAGATCGCCGACGACACCAGGCGGTCCCTGCCGGGGACGGCGTGCGTGCCGACGCCGAAGGCGAACGACCAGTACCCGGCGATCGCGATGCCCAGCAGGAGGCGGCCGATCAGTAGCACGGCGAAGCTGGGCGCGACGGCGACCGCGAGGTTCGACAGCGCGGCGGCGGCGAGCAGGCCGAGCATCACCGTGCGCCGGTCGGTCCGGGGGAGCAGCACCGCGATGCTCGGCGCAGTGAAGGCCCCGGCGATCGCCGTCGCGGCCACGGCCAGGCCCGCTGTTCCCTCACTGACGCCGATGTCGGCCGCGAGGCCAGGCAGGACGCTCGCGGGCAGGAACTCGCTGGCGACCAGGATCGCTATGCCGAACGAGAGCGCGACGACGGGAGTCCAGGTAGTGCGGGGCGGGGCGCTCGGGTCGGTGCTCGGATCGGTGCTCGGGTCAGTGCTCGGTGGTGAAGGCTGTGCGGGCACAGTGGCGCTCTGGGTGGGCATGCCCCCAGCCTGGGCGCCGTCCGCCCGAACGTGTTGACCGTACGGCGCACCCTGTTGACCGCCCGGCCGAGAAGCTCGGCCGGTCTACTCGGCCGGGGTTGTCGAGCGTTCCTGGCGCCAGGCGCGGATGCCCGCGACTATCGACGCCGCTATCACCACACCGGCCACTATGTACGCGATCGGTCGTACCGACGGGTCCGACGCCGCGAAGTACCCGAGCACCGTGATCAGCACCGCCCAGCTCAGCGCCCCGAAGATGTTCGCCGTCAGGAACCGCCCGTACGGCATGCGGGTCACCCCCGCGATGACCGGCACGAACACCCGGGCCCACGGCATGTAGCGGCCGATCACCACGGACCACCACCCGAACAGGTCGTAGAACTTCTCGGTACGGACCACCGCGGCCCGCACCCAGCGGCCCTTCCGCGACTCGAGGTACGGCCGCCCGTAGCGGCGCCCCAGCAGGAACGCGACCTGGTCGCCCGCCACCGCGGCGATACCGACGCCGATCGCGAGCACCCAGATATCGATGCGGTCGGTGCTGCCGGCCACGATCCCGGCGCCGAACAGCAGGCCGTCCCCGGTGAGGAACGGGATGAAGACGCCCACGAAGAACGCGGTCCCCACGAACACGAGGCCCCAGACGACGAGGTAGAACGCGAGGGGTCCGAGCACGTCGAGCCAGCCGGCGACGTCGTCGGACACCGTGGTTCTGATCATCGTGGGCGCCTCCGGTCCTGCCAGGAAAGTCCTGGTAAGGACACCCTAATGTGCGCGGCGGCCGGTCCGGTCCCGTCACGCGCCCTCACGCGCCGGGGCGGTCGACCACGCGGGACATCACGAGGGCCGTGCGCGTCTTGACCACGTGGGTGACGGTCCGGATGCGCTCCACGGTGCGCTCGATCTCCTCCATGCTGGTGGCCATGACGTGCACCATCGCGTCGGCGTCGCCGGTCACCGTGGAGACGCGCACCACCTCGGGGATCGGCGCGAAGTCGCGTTCGAGCACCTTCGGCGACACGATGCCGGAGCAGAAGATCTCGACGTAGCCCTCCAGGATCCAGCCCATCGCCTGCGGATCCACGCGCACGGTGAAGCCCGCGATCTCCCCGCGGGCGAGCATGAGGTCGACCCGGCGCTTCACGGCGGGTGCCGAGAGCCCGACGGCGCTGCCGACCTCCTGATAGGTGGCGCGCCCGTCGCGCAGCAGCTCTCCGACGATCGCCCGATTCACGGCATCCATGAACGAATCGTTCACCGGGCGGCGCGATAACGCAAGATTCCGCGCCTGACTGCGCAACGGATGCGTGCTTGTTGTGAATCGGTGCGCCCGTAGCCTCACGGCATGACGCAGAACACCGCGCCCATGGCGCAGACCGCGCCGCAGCGCTCCGCGACGCCGCGGCACTACCTCATGTGCCCGCCCACCTACTTCGACGTCGTCTACGCCATCAACCCGTGGATGGACCCGTCCTCGCCCGTCGACACCGCCAAGGCGCTCGCCCAGTGGGAGGCGCTCCGCGACGCCTACGAGGCACGCGGCCACCGGGTCGACGTCATCCAGCCCGAGCCCGGCCTGCCCGACATGGTCTACGCGGCCAACGGCGGCATCGTCGTCGGCGGCCGGGCGCTCGCCGCCCGGTTCACGTTCCCCGAGCGCGCCGCCGAGGGCCCGGCCTACGACCGCTGGTTCGACACGGACGCCGCCGCGCCCTACCGCCGGCTCGGCGAGGCTGTCGAGACCATGGAGGGCGAAGGCGACCTCCTGCTGATCGGCAAGCTGCTGCTCGCGGGCACCGGGTTCCGCACCACGCCCGCCGGGCACGCCGAGGTCGCGGAGCGCCTGGAGCTCGCCGCGCAGGGCATCGAGCTGGTCCCGCTCGAGCTGGTCGACCCGCGCTACTACCACCTCGACACGGCACTCTCGGTGCTCGACGACGGCGCCGTCTCCGGCGAGACCGTCATCGCCTACCACCCCGAGGCGTTCAGCCCGGCCGCGCAGGAGACGCTGCGCGAGCGGTTCCCCGACGCGATCCTCGTCGGCGCGGACGACGCCGCCGTGCTCGGCCTGAACGTCGTCTCCGACGGGCTGCACGTGTTCCTGAGCGACCGCGCCCGCGACTACGCCGACGCCCTCAAGGAGCGCGGGTTCATCCCGATCGGTGTCGACCTGTCCGAGATCTTCAAGGGCGGCGGCTCGGTCAAGTGCTGCACGCTCGAGCTGCGCCCGGCGTCCGACACCCTCGCCACAGCCGTCACCACCGAGGAGACCCCGCGATGACCACAGTCCCGTACCTCGACGTCGCCGCCACCGCCCGCTGGGTGGCGCGCCGCGGCCCCGAGGCCGCGATCGCGGCCCTGACCGACGCGCTGGAGCGCGACTTCGCGCGCTGGCCGGAGCTCGACAAGCGGCCGCGCATCGCGTCGCACTCCGCCGAAGGTGTCATCGAGCTCATGCCCACCTCCGACGCCGAGACCTACGGGTTCAAGCTGGTCAACGGGCACCCGCTGAACCCGTCCAACGGGTTCCAGACGGTCACCGCGATCGGCATGCTCGCCGACGTCCGCAACGGCTACCCGACATTCCTCGCCGAGATGACGCTGCTCACCGCGCTGCGCACGGCCGCGACGTCGGCCCTGGCCGCCCGGTACCTCGCGCCGGCGAACTCCCGGACGCTGGCCCTGATCGGCTGCGGTTCGCAGGCCGAGTTCCAGGCGCTCGGCATGCGCGCCGAGCTGGGCATCGAGACGCTGCGCGTGTTCGACGTCGACCGCGACGCCATGCACAAGCTGGCAAAGCACGCGAAGGCCCTCGGCTTCGACGTCGTGCTGGCCGACGACGCCGCTGACGCGGTGCGCGGCGCCGACGTCATCACCACCTGCACCGCCGACAAGCAGAACGCGACGGTGCTGCACGACGCCGACGTGCCCGCCGGGGTGTTCATCAACGCGATCGGCGGCGACTGCCCGGGCAAGACCGAGCTGGACCCGGCGATCGTGGCGCGCGCAAGCGTGTTCGTGGAGCTGCCGGAGCAGACCCGCATCGAGGGCGAGATCCAGCACCAGGCGCCCGACTTCCCCGTCACCGAGCTCTGGCAGGTCATCACCGGTGCCGCTGAGGGGCGCCGGAGCCAGGACGAGCTGGTCGTCTGGGACTCGGTCGGCTTCGCGGTGGAGGACTGGACGACGCTGAAGTTCGTCCTGGCCGACGTGACGGCGAACGCCCCGGAGCTCCTGGGCCACCTGGACCTGATCGCAGACCCGGAAGACCCGAAGGACCTGTTCTCCCTGGTCGCCGACGCCTGAGCGAACTGCCACGGACCACGCCACTGACTCGCTGTCTTCGATCAGTTGAGTCAGTGGCGTGGTCGGACCAACCCACTGACTCGCTGTATTCGATCAGCTGAGTCAGTGGCGTGGTCGGACCAAGCCACTGACTCGCCGTTCGGTGCGGGTTGGTCGGCGAGTCAGTGGTGGGCGGTTAGAGGAGGTGGGGGCGGAGGGGTGGTTCCTGCTCGAAGTTGTGGAACGGGTGGACCGGGGCCGCGAGACGGTGGTGGCCCAGGCGGAGCAGGTCCTGGTCGACGCCGCCCGGGGTGAGCATGAGCATCCAGTCGGCCGCCATGTTGTACAGCTCGGGCTCCAGGTAGCCGATCTTGACCACTACGACGTCGGTCCCGCGCGGGTCCAGGCCGATCGACGTGAAGTCGCGCTCCAGGTGGTACGGCTTGCGCCGCTCCGTGAGGATCACCCGCAGCCCGCCGATGCGCACGACGGCGACGATGCCCGCGTCGGGGTCGCCCTCGCTGACGTGCTCGACAACGCCCCGGAGCCGGACCGGCCCGTGTGGGCCGTCGTCGACCCGGGCGCCGGCCTCGACGTCGATCTCGGCGCCCGCGACGTGCTCGGCCCAGGCCTTCGCCACGGTGCGCGCGGCATCGGCGTCGGGCAACGAGGCGTAGATCGCCGTCTGCCTACGGACGTCGGATGGAGACGCGCCGTCCGCTGTCCGAGTCCCGCGTTCGGCCCTGGGCCCGACGTCGACCGCAGCCCCGCCCTCCTCAACCCCAGCGAAAGCCGGCTCCGCCAGCAGCTGCGCCAGCGTCCACGTGACGTCCCCCGCGCCGCCCGCCGTCGGGTTGTCGCCCGAATCCGACAGGAAGTACGGCCGCTGGTCGCTCGCCAGCGCGGTCGCCACGCACTCCTCGTACGGGGCGGCGGGCGCGACAAAGACGAACTCGTCGCGCGCCTCCCAGTACCGCCGGGCGAGCCGCTCGGCCTCGCGCACGATCAGCTCCTCGTCGTCGCCCGTGACGACGACGGCGGCCTGGCAGCTCGGCTCGTCCGCCCACGCGTACCCGACCCACAGCGCGGCGTCGACCACGCCCGGCAGCTCGGCCACGCGCGCGACGTCGGCGTAGATCGACGCGGCCGGCTCGATGCGCGTGCTCGTCTTCTCGCCCGGGAGCAGCACGGGCACCTGCACCCATGCCTTCTTGGGCGCCCCGCCGGAGCGTAGCCGCGCGAGCAGGTTCGCGGCGGCCCGCTCGCGCGTCTCCCAGACGTCCTCGTGCGGGGCCGTCCGGTAGCACGTGATCAGGTCGCTGGCCTGCGCCAGCTCCCGCGGCACGTTGCCGTGCAGGTCCATGGTGGTGCTGATCAGGGTCCGGGGCCCGACGGCGGCGCGCACGGCCGCCGCGAGGTCGGCCTCGGCGTCGTCCCGCCCGACGACGGTCATGGCGCCGTGGATGTCCAGGAGCACGCCGTCGTACGAGCCGTGCTCGGCCTGCTGGGCGCGCAGGGTTGCGACGATCTCGTCGCGCACGGACTCGTAGACCTCCGCGGGGACGGCGCCGCCCGGCAGGGAGCGGGCGTGCAGCACGCCGATCCACTCGGCGGCGTCGCGCAGGGGAGCGCCGTCGGCGAGGAAGGGATAGTGCGCCACCAGCTCGTCGCCGCGGCGGAGCGTGAAGGCCTCCCACCCCGAGCGGTGCGGGGAGAACGTGCTGGACTCGATCGACATGCCGGCGATCGCTACCCGCGGTCGGGTGGTGGTCATCGTGGTCCTTCCGAGGGGGTGGTGGCCAGGGCGTGCGGCACCAGCGCGTCCTCCAGCAGGCGGCCCACGCCCACCAGGTTCGCGTCGGCTCCCAGCGCGGACGGCGCGATCACCAGGTCGCGCGTCATGAGCGGGTGAGCGCCGGAGTAGATCTGGCTGCGGATCGCCGAGACGAACGGCTCCAGCGTGGACAGCGCGCCGCCCAGGTACACGGCGCCGGGGTTGAAGAAGTTGACCACCGTGCACAGCACCTCGCCGAGATGCCGGCCCGCGGTCCGGGTCAGGGTGGTCGCCACCGGGTCCGCGTTCCGGACGAGGGCGAGGACGTCGGCGGTCGCGGCGACGTCGTACCCCTGCTCCCTCAGGAGCCGGACCAGCGCCGCGCCCGAGGCGACCGTCTCCAGGCAGCCGCGGTTGCCGCAGGAGCACGGGGTGTCGGCGGCCGCAGGGATGGGGGTGTGCGTGATGTCGCCCGCCGCGCCGCCTGCGCCGCGGTGCAGCCGGTCGTCCGCCAGGATCCCGGCGCCGATCGCGGTGCCCGCCTTGACCGACACCGAGTGCCGCGTCCGGCGGGCGTGCCCGAAGTGCTCGCCGACGGCCATCGCGTTGGCGTCGTTCTCGACGACGGCGGGGACGCCCAGGGCCTCCTCCAGCCAGGTGCCGACGTCGAACCCCGACCAGCCCGGCATGCGCGACGGGCTGTCGAGCGCACGCCGTACCACGTCGACGGGGCCGGGCAGGGAGATGCCGACGCCGAGCAGGCGTCCGCCGTCGGGCGCCGCGCTCGCCAGATCCCGGAGCGCGGCCGTGACCTGCGTCAGCACCGGCTCCGGGCCGTCGGCCACCGTGAGCGCCACCTCCGTGGTGGTGGTGAGCTCGCCGCCGTGCCGCAGGATCCCCAGGCGGGCGTGGATGCCGCCCAGGTCGACCACACCGAGGTAGCCGGTGCTGCCGGGTACCCGCAGTGCCCGGGCCGGCGTCCGCCGCTGGACGCACCCTCGCCCGTCTCCTCCAGGACCCCCGAGGCGAGCATCGCCTGTACTCGCTGGGACACGGTGGACGGCGCGATGCCGAGCGACTCGGCGATCTCCTTGCGGGATCCGGCGCGGCCGCTCGACACGAGCACGAGGATCTCCCGCTCGAGCCGCGAAGCGGCGACCCGGGGACGCGCGGGCTGGGCCACGGGAATCCTCCAGACTTTTTTTCAAGTACGGAACAAGTAGCGGACAAGATTCTGCACCACGGCCGCGCCATGCCCGACCACGAGGTCTTCTTGCGGTCCCGAATTAACAGTCTTGTTACGGATGCCGCATAGATCCGGGCAACTTGATACGTCTACGGTGCTCAATTATTCGGCCACCGAATCAAGTGCTCGGGCAACCAAGGCTCCGGGACGGCGGCCCCGTGAACCCAAGGAGACCCCAGATGCGCACCACGCATGCCGGACGGGCCACCCGGCTGGCCGTCGGCGCGGCCGCCGCCGTCGCCCTCCTCGCCGGATGCTCCACGTCCCCCGGTGCGGACGGGGCAGACGCAGGCCGCACCGATGTGAACTACGCCCTGCCCGCCAACGCGACCCCCAACTGGATAGTGCCGCTGGGCATCGCGGGCAAGCTCGCCACCCACAACTCCGCCATCATGCGCACCCTCTGGGAGCCGCTGGTCGCCTACGACGGCTCCGAGGGCGAGGTGGGGCGCGTTGCTCAAGCGGATCTCGCCGACGAGATCACCTTCGCCGACGACGGCCGCTCCGTGACCATCACGCTCGACGAGGGCCGCACCTGGAGCGACGGCGAGCCCGTCACCTCCGCGGACGTGAAGTTCTGGTTCGACCTCGTGACCGCCAACACCGACATCTGGGCCAGCTACTCCGAGGGCCGCATGCCCGACAACGTCACCGAGGTCGCCACCCCCGACGACACGACCGTCGAGCTCACGTTCGACCAGGTCTACAACCCGGAGTGGCTGCAGGCCTCCCAGCTCACCCTCGTCGTACCCCTGCCGTCCCACGCCTGGGCCAAGACCGCCGACGACGAGGAGCCCGACCCGGCGCTCGCGGAGACGGAGGAGGGCGCGCGGGCGATCTTCGACTACCTCGTCACGCAGAGCGAGGACCTGGGTACCTACGCCACCAACCCGCTGTGGCAGACCATCAACGGGCCGTACTCCCTGACCGGGTTCACCGACTCGGGCCAGGTCGAGCTGACCAGGAACCCGCAGTACGACGGCGACGACGCCGCCTCGATCGAGACCGTGAACCTGCTCCCGTACACGTCCACGGACGCCGAGGTGAACGCGGTGCGCTCGGGCGCCGTCGACTACGGGTACATCCCGACTACCGGCCTCGACGCGCCGGAGCAGTACGAGCAGCTCGGCTACGCCGTCGAGCCGTGGGCGGGCTGGTCCATCACCTACCTGCCGTACAACTTCAACCACCCCGAGCTGGGCCCGGTCTACCGCCAGCTCTACGTGCGCCAGGCGCTGCAGCACCTGGTGGACCAGGAGCAGATCTCCGACGTGATCTGGAAGGGCGCGGCGCTGCCGGGTTACGGCCCGGTGCCGCAGAACCCCGAGAGCGACTTCCTCTCCGAGGAGCAGAAGAACAACCCCTACCCGTTCGACCCGGAGGCCGCCGCGGCGCTGCTGGCCGACCATGGCTGGACGGCAGGTTCCGACGGCGTGCTGGAGTGCACGGCCCCAGGAGAGGCCGACGACGAGTGCGGCGCCGGCATCGACGAGGGCCAGCAGCTCGCCATCACCATCCTGTCGCAGAGCGGTTCGGCCGAGACCGACAACATGTTCGCCGAGATCAAGTCCACCTTCGACCAGGCCGGCGTCGCCGTCACCATCGAGTCGGCGCCGCTGAACACGGTGCTCTCGTCCATCGCCCCGTGCACCGCCGACCAGCCCGACTGCGACTGGCAGCTGCCGTTCTTCGGCACGGCGGGCAGCTGGTACTTCGGCGGCTACCCGAGCGGCGAGCGCGTGTTCGGCACGGGCGCGGCCTCCAACTTCGGCTCGTACTCGGACGAGGCGTTCGACACCCTCATGCTCAACTCCACCGAGAGCACCGATCCGTCGGTGATGCAGGAGTACTCGAAGTACGGCGCCGAGAACCTGCCGGTCATGTGGCTGCCGAACCCCGTCTACCAGGTCTCGGTGATCAGAGACGGCCTGGAGGGCACCACGCAGGACCCGCTGGCCAGCTTCCACCCGCAGCGCTGGAGCTGGGCCGGCTGACATGACAACAGCGATCCCCGCACAGAGCGGGTCCGTTCAACCCGGGGTCGCCGCGCCCGTGCCAGTCAAAGCACAGCGCGGCGGCTTCGGCCGGTTCCTGCTCCGCCGGGTGCTGCAGGCGCTTGTCGTTGTCCTCGTGGTCAGCGTCATCGTCTTCGCGCTGCTGCACGCGCTGCCCGGCGGGCCGGCCCGCGGCGTCCTGGGCCAGCAGGCCACGCCCGAGCAGATCGCCGCGTTCGAGGCCGCCAACGGCCTGGACCAGCCGGTGGTGCTGCAGTACTTGTCGTTCCTGGGGAGGTCGCTGACGGGCGACCTCGGCGAGTCGTACCTGCTCAACCAGTCGGTCGCCGACGCCATCGGCCTGCGGCTGCCCAAGACGCTGCTGCTCACCGGGCTCTCGCTGGTCGTCGCCGTGGTCATCGCGGTGCCGATCGGCGTGTACCAGGCGGTGCGCCGCAACCGCGCCGTCGACTACTGGCTCTCGACGCTGGCGATCGTCGCCTACTCGACACCGACGTTCTTTCTCGGGATGCTGCTGATCCTGCTGCTCAGCCAGGGTGCCGGGCTCTTCCCCGCGGCCGCGCCGCAGGGCAACGGGGTGCTGGAGGTGCTGTCCCAGCCCGCGGGGCTCGTGCTGCCCGTGCTCACCGGTGCCGTGCCGATAGTGGCGACGTTCAGCCGCTACATGCGGTCCTCGACGCTGGACAACCTCGGCGAGGACTACGTGCGCACCGCCCGTGCCAAGGGCACCGGCTACCGGGACGTGGTGACGCGGCACGTGCTGCGCAACTCCCTGACGCCGGTGGTCGCGATGCTCGGCTACTACCTGCCCGTCATGTTCGGCGGCGCGCTGGTGGTCGAGCAGCTGTTCAACTACCCGGGCATGGGGCTGCTTTTCTGGAGCGCCGCGCAGAGCAGCGACTTCCCGGTGCTGCTCGGCTGCGTGCTGGTCATCTCGGTGGCGACAGTGGTCGGCTCCCTGCTGGCCGACGTCGTCCAGGCCCTGCTGGACCCGCGCACCCGCGGGGGCCTGCGATGACCGCTCTGCGACGTTTCACGAGAAACCGGCTGGCCGTGGTCGGCGCGGTGGCCCTCGTTGTGCTTGTGCTGTTCGCCGTCGTGGGCCCGTGGGTGTACCCGACGGAGCAGGTGGCGACCGACCTTGCCGCGGCCAACCTGCCGCCCGGGGTCGACGGGCACCCTCTGGGCACGGACGCGCTCGGGTACGACAACCTGGGCCGGCTCATGGCCGCCGGCCGGGTGTCGTTGCTGGTCGGGGTCCTCGCGGGAGCGCTCGCGACGGTGGTCGGCACCCTGTGGGGCGCGGTCGCCGGTTACGTGGGCGGGGTTGTGGACGCCGTCATGATGCGCGTGGTCGACGCCGGTATCGCGATCCCCGCGATCTTCCTGCTGCTGGTGCTCTCCACGATCGTGCGGCCCACGGTCGGCATGATGATCGTTGTGCTCGGCCTGGTGTCCTGGCTGGTGCCCGCCCGGCTGATCCGGGCCGAGGCCCTGTCGGTCCGCACGCGTGACTACGTGGTGGCAGCCCGTGCGATGGGCGCGACCCACCGCCGCACCGTGCTCACGCACGTCATCCCGAACACCGTGGGCACCGTGGTGGTGAACGCGACCTTCCAGGTCGCCGACGCCATCCTGCTCGTGGCGTACATCAGCTTTCTTGGCATGGGCATCCAGCCGCCCACCACCGACTGGGGTGCGATGCTCAACGACGGCATCAGCTACATCTACCAGGGCGCCTGGTGGCTCATCCTGCCGCCCGGCCTCGCGATAGTTGTTGTCGTCTGCGCCCTGAACTTTGTGGGCGACGGGCTGCGGGACGTCGTCGACGTGAAGGGGAGAACGGTATGAGCAGCTCCGCTCTTGATCCGGTGAGCGACACCGTGCTGCGCATCCGGGACCTGACCGTCACCTTTACTACCGACTCGGGCGAGGTGCCCGCCGTGCGCGGCATCAACCTGGAGGTGGCGCGCGGCCGCGTGGTCGCTCTGGTGGGCGAGTCGGGCTCGGGCAAGAGTGTCACCTCGCTCTCGGTGCTGGGGTTGCTGCCCTCGACGGCGCGCATCTCCGGTTCGGTGGAGCTGGCCGACGGCGGCACGCTGCGCGACGTCGTCGCCACCGAAGAGGACCAGCTCGTGGACCTGCGGGGCCGCGTGGCGTCCATGGTCTTCCAGGAGCCGATGACGGCGCTCAACCCGACCATGACCCTGGGCGACCAGATCGCCGAGGCGGTGCTGAACCACGAGCGGGTGCCGCGCGCCGCCGCCCGGGAGCGGGCCGTCGAGCTGCTCCGGTCGGTCGGCATCCCCGAGCCGGAGCGGCGGGCGCGGCAGTACCCGCACGAGCTGTCCGGCGGGCAGCGGCAGCGGGTGGTCATCGCGATCGCGCTGGCCTGCGAGCCGCACCTGATCGTCGCCGACGAGCCGACCACCGCCCTCGACGTGACCGTGCAGGCCGAGATCCTCGACCTGCTGCGTGACCTGGTCGCCGAGCGGGGTACCGCGCTGCTGCTCGTCACGCACAACATGGGTGTGGTGGCGGACATCGCGGACGAGGTCGCCGTGATGTCCGAGGGCCGGATCGTGGAGCACGGGCTCGTGGAGCAGGTGCTGCTCGCGCCCGAGCACGAGTACACGCGCACCCTGCTCGCCGCGGTGCCGGCGGTGCCGCCGGCAAGCTTGGGTCCGGCGGGCGGGGCGTCGTCGGCGTCGGCGTCGGACCGGGTGGCTGCCCCCGAACCAGGCAACGAACCGGGCGAGGAGTCGCGCGACGATCGCGAGGTCGTGCTCGACCTGCGCGGCGTCAGCCTTGAGTACCGCGTGCAGGGCCGGCGCGTGCGCGCCGTGGAGGATCTCGATCTGACCGTGCGTGCGGGCGAGGTGCTGGGGCTGGTCGGCGAGTCGGGCTCGGGCAAGTCGACGGCGGGGCGGGCCTGCCTGGGCTTGCTGACGCCGTCGACGGGCGAGGTGCTGCTGCTCGGCGCCTCCGTGGCGCGGGCGAGGGGGCGGGCGCGACGGCGTCTGCTGGCCGACGTCGGCGTGGTGTTCCAGGACCCGGGTGCGTCGCTGGACCCGCGCAAGCTGGTGGGCGAGTCGATAGCGGAGCCGCTGGTGATCCACGGCCGGGACGGGCGGCGCCTGTCGGTGGCCGAGCGGCGGGCGCGCGTGCGCGAGCTCCTGGATGCCGTTCGGCTGCCCGCGGGCGCCGAGCGTCGCTACCCGCACGAGTTCTCCGGCGGGCAGCGGCAGCGCATCGGGCTGGCGCGCGCCCTGGCCCTGCGGCCGCGCCTGCTGGTGGCCGACGAGCCGACCAGCGCACTCGACGTCTCCGTGCAGGCCGAGGTGCTGCAGGTGCTGCGCGACCTGCACGACGAGCTCGGCTTCGGCTGCCTGTTCATCAGCCACGACCTGGGCGTGGTGCACGAGCTGACCGACCGCGTGGCCGTGCTGCGCGCGGGCCGCCTGGTCGAGACCGGCACGACGGCCCAGGTGTTCAGCGCGCCGCGCGAGCTGTACACGGCCGAGCTGCTGGCCTCCGTGCCGACGCCGGACCCGGCGGCACAACGCGAGCGACGCGCGGCCAGGCTGCGCCTCGGCGTCGCCCGATGACGGACGGGGTGGAGGCGGGCGAGGCGACCGTCGGCGTCGACATCGGGGGCACCAAGATCCGGGCCGCGGTTGTCACGCCCGACGGCGAGGTGCTCGC is drawn from Promicromonospora sp. Populi and contains these coding sequences:
- a CDS encoding M81 family metallopeptidase, encoding MTTTRPRVAIAGMSIESSTFSPHRSGWEAFTLRRGDELVAHYPFLADGAPLRDAAEWIGVLHARSLPGGAVPAEVYESVRDEIVATLRAQQAEHGSYDGVLLDIHGAMTVVGRDDAEADLAAAVRAAVGPRTLISTTMDLHGNVPRELAQASDLITCYRTAPHEDVWETRERAAANLLARLRSGGAPKKAWVQVPVLLPGEKTSTRIEPAASIYADVARVAELPGVVDAALWVGYAWADEPSCQAAVVVTGDDEELIVREAERLARRYWEARDEFVFVAPAAPYEECVATALASDQRPYFLSDSGDNPTAGGAGDVTWTLAQLLAEPAFAGVEEGGAAVDVGPRAERGTRTADGASPSDVRRQTAIYASLPDADAARTVAKAWAEHVAGAEIDVEAGARVDDGPHGPVRLRGVVEHVSEGDPDAGIVAVVRIGGLRVILTERRKPYHLERDFTSIGLDPRGTDVVVVKIGYLEPELYNMAADWMLMLTPGGVDQDLLRLGHHRLAAPVHPFHNFEQEPPLRPHLL
- a CDS encoding ROK family protein, yielding MVDLGGIHARLGILRHGGELTTTTEVALTVADGPEPVLTQVTAALRDLASAAPDGGRLLGVGISLPGPVDVVRRALDSPSRMPGWSGFDVGTWLEEALGVPAVVENDANAMAVGEHFGHARRTRHSVSVKAGTAIGAGILADDRLHRGAGGAAGDITHTPIPAAADTPCSCGNRGCLETVASGAALVRLLREQGYDVAATADVLALVRNADPVATTLTRTAGRHLGEVLCTVVNFFNPGAVYLGGALSTLEPFVSAIRSQIYSGAHPLMTRDLVIAPSALGADANLVGVGRLLEDALVPHALATTPSEGPR
- a CDS encoding winged helix-turn-helix transcriptional regulator encodes the protein MAQPARPRVAASRLEREILVLVSSGRAGSRKEIAESLGIAPSTVSQRVQAMLASGVLEETGEGASSGGRRPGHCGYPAAPATSVWSTWAASTPAWGSCGTAASSPPPRRWRSRWPTARSRC
- a CDS encoding peptide ABC transporter substrate-binding protein produces the protein MRTTHAGRATRLAVGAAAAVALLAGCSTSPGADGADAGRTDVNYALPANATPNWIVPLGIAGKLATHNSAIMRTLWEPLVAYDGSEGEVGRVAQADLADEITFADDGRSVTITLDEGRTWSDGEPVTSADVKFWFDLVTANTDIWASYSEGRMPDNVTEVATPDDTTVELTFDQVYNPEWLQASQLTLVVPLPSHAWAKTADDEEPDPALAETEEGARAIFDYLVTQSEDLGTYATNPLWQTINGPYSLTGFTDSGQVELTRNPQYDGDDAASIETVNLLPYTSTDAEVNAVRSGAVDYGYIPTTGLDAPEQYEQLGYAVEPWAGWSITYLPYNFNHPELGPVYRQLYVRQALQHLVDQEQISDVIWKGAALPGYGPVPQNPESDFLSEEQKNNPYPFDPEAAAALLADHGWTAGSDGVLECTAPGEADDECGAGIDEGQQLAITILSQSGSAETDNMFAEIKSTFDQAGVAVTIESAPLNTVLSSIAPCTADQPDCDWQLPFFGTAGSWYFGGYPSGERVFGTGAASNFGSYSDEAFDTLMLNSTESTDPSVMQEYSKYGAENLPVMWLPNPVYQVSVIRDGLEGTTQDPLASFHPQRWSWAG
- a CDS encoding ABC transporter permease; this translates as MTTAIPAQSGSVQPGVAAPVPVKAQRGGFGRFLLRRVLQALVVVLVVSVIVFALLHALPGGPARGVLGQQATPEQIAAFEAANGLDQPVVLQYLSFLGRSLTGDLGESYLLNQSVADAIGLRLPKTLLLTGLSLVVAVVIAVPIGVYQAVRRNRAVDYWLSTLAIVAYSTPTFFLGMLLILLLSQGAGLFPAAAPQGNGVLEVLSQPAGLVLPVLTGAVPIVATFSRYMRSSTLDNLGEDYVRTARAKGTGYRDVVTRHVLRNSLTPVVAMLGYYLPVMFGGALVVEQLFNYPGMGLLFWSAAQSSDFPVLLGCVLVISVATVVGSLLADVVQALLDPRTRGGLR